CACTTTGGCCAAGGTATGCTTAATAAATTGCCAATACGACCTTATCTTGCGCATAAAATTTAAGCTATCTATAAGGCAGGGCTTTGAATTTGCCTATTAAAATTTTAAATTTCAAAGCCCAAATCGCCTTTTTGATAATCTCTTTAAATATGGCTCAATACATAAGCGTCGGGTTTTTCTCCGAAAGCTTGGCGGCCATACTTAGGCAAGACGGACTCAGCTTAAAAAAGATAGGCGCGGTATATTTTATAGGATTATTTTATGGATTTAGATTTTTGTGGGCGCCGTTTGTGGAATTTGCGGTCGCAAAAATGGGTGGAGTTTATAAAAATTTTATCGTAGTTATCTTAACTCTGATGATAATCTCTCTTGGTATAACTTCATTTTTAAACGTGCGAGAAAATTTAGGCTTTATCTTGATTATGGCGGGTCTTCTTGGCTTTTTATCGGCTACTTCGGCTATCGCATCAAGCGCTTTGATTATCAAAATTTCAACTCCTCAAAATTTGGCAAGCGCAAATTCGCTAGGAGCTAGTGGAAATTTTATCGGGCATGTTTTAGGAACCGGCGTTACGCTCATAATATATGCAAATTTCGGCTGGATAGCTTCGACTCTGTTTTTAGTCTTTCTTACGCTTATCGCGCTTTTTATGATTATAACCTTTAAAGAGCTGCCAAGAGAGCTTGAGAAAAGTCAAAACCATGTAAATTTTAAGAACATGGCGATGTTTTTTAAAGATAAGAAATTTTGGCTAAGCGTGCTGATGCTTCAAGGTGTGGGTGTTTGCATGTCCTTTGGGCTTATTAATCCCATACTGGTTGATAGCGGAAGAGGGTTAGATGAAGTTGGAAAGATAGTTCATATATACGGGCTTTGCGGTGTTTTGTTGGGTAGCGTTATCGCAAGCTATCTTATAAATAAATTAGGTAGTATCAAAACAATAATTTTAGTTACGCTCATCCAAGCTGCGGGGATTTTAACTCTGCTTTTGCCTATTTTAGGATATACGAATTTCATAGTTTTGGTTTTGGTGTGTCAAATTTGTTTTGCCGTATATACTGTAGGCGCCGTAAGTGTCTCAACTATGATCATGAGAAAGGCGACAAAGCATCCGGCAAGTGAGTGCGCTTTGCAAAGTAGTATAAGCATGTTGTTTCAGTATATATCCTTTGCTCTTGGCTTTGTTATCGCCTCTTTTGTGGGGTATAAAGCAACGGTCGTTTTTTCGTCTATTATTTGCATCGGTGTCTTTTTCTATATTTTAAAATTTAAGAAATTTATCTAACTAAATATTATTTGGTATCAATTTATCTTAAACACAAACATCCTGCAAGAGTTTCTAATTGAAGGAAATATCCTCATGATCCTTGCTCTAAGGCTCCAGCGATCTTTATACATACTCATCATAACGCCCGTGCTTAGATGTTTTATCGCGGTTTTATCCCACTCTTCAACCTCACTTGGATCTTCTATACCCATTTTAAAAACTACGGCTTTTTTCATAAATTTAAGCGTATCATGCTTCCTAGAATCCATCTTTGCGGCAAAATTATTTATAAGATCAAGCGCGACTATGCCTTCAAACCTCCTAGCTAAATTTAAAAAGAACTCTTTAAAAACTTCTTTTTCAAAATACATCGCAACGCCTTCAAGCACAAATGCAAATTTCGCATTTGGATGTTTTGCCTTAAGCTCATCCATCCAAGCGGTCTCTAGCATGGAGCTAGCGATATTAAAATTTCGTTTGGCTTTTGGTACAAGGCTATCTCTAAGTGCAGATACATCG
This genomic interval from Campylobacter sp. RM16189 contains the following:
- a CDS encoding MFS transporter, which gives rise to MNLPIKILNFKAQIAFLIISLNMAQYISVGFFSESLAAILRQDGLSLKKIGAVYFIGLFYGFRFLWAPFVEFAVAKMGGVYKNFIVVILTLMIISLGITSFLNVRENLGFILIMAGLLGFLSATSAIASSALIIKISTPQNLASANSLGASGNFIGHVLGTGVTLIIYANFGWIASTLFLVFLTLIALFMIITFKELPRELEKSQNHVNFKNMAMFFKDKKFWLSVLMLQGVGVCMSFGLINPILVDSGRGLDEVGKIVHIYGLCGVLLGSVIASYLINKLGSIKTIILVTLIQAAGILTLLLPILGYTNFIVLVLVCQICFAVYTVGAVSVSTMIMRKATKHPASECALQSSISMLFQYISFALGFVIASFVGYKATVVFSSIICIGVFFYILKFKKFI
- a CDS encoding class I SAM-dependent methyltransferase: MQKIAFNDDISETLLINLYFRSLENEVKEPILKDEFSGEIVKNIDYDFAKFDSSDLSRIGVIIRAKFFDDALIEFTKNNDEIVIVQVGAGLDTRPLRLEEICPNAIFYDLDLPDVSALRDSLVPKAKRNFNIASSMLETAWMDELKAKHPNAKFAFVLEGVAMYFEKEVFKEFFLNLARRFEGIVALDLINNFAAKMDSRKHDTLKFMKKAVVFKMGIEDPSEVEEWDKTAIKHLSTGVMMSMYKDRWSLRARIMRIFPSIRNSCRMFVFKIN